TGTTGCTGCTGTTCCTGTTGTTGTTCCTGTTGTTGATCCTGCTGTTGTTGATCCTGCTGCTGTTGATCCTGCTGCTGTTGATTCTGCTGCTGGTTCTGCTGTTGCTGTTGTTGCTGTTGTTGCTGTTGATTTTGTTTGGAAGCTTGATCCTTCATCAGCTTGCGCACATACTCCAGATTGTACTTGGCATCCTGATCATCGGGATTCAGCTCCAGCGCTTTTTTATAGGCCTCGATGCACTCTGGCCACTTGTTCATGCGGAAAAGGGTATTGCCGGTGTTATAATACGCTTGCGCCTGAGACAGCGCGTCCGCCTGATTCAGCGCCGCCTGGTTCTGTTTCAGGGCCTCCTGATAATTTTTCTTTTTATACTCGGCTGCAGCAATATTGTATTTAAGGATCGGCGATTCCGGCGCCTGCACCTCCGCATCCCGATATTTAGTCAGCGCTTCGTCGTACTTTTGTTCGTTATACAGCTTATTGCCCTGAATGATCTTCCCCCGGCCCGGCTGGCTGTAGGCCGACGCGATCAGGGCCAGCAAAACAATACCGAATGATTGACTTTTCATAGGCATCCGCAAGAAATATTGACCGGTTATGCAAAAAAACAAGTGCTAATCGGAAACAGGCCTTGTAAAAGCGTCCATCAGGCTCGCTGTCCTTTTTCGGCGGGGCGAGCGCTCTGCGACGGCATCTCCCGGGCTTTGTCAATGGCGGTCCAAAAGCGGTTCAGCATCAGACTGTGGTCGCAGAGGCACGGGACCTCACTTCATCCATTTAGTAGAAGCGGTCGCGCTCAATGGAACCGGCCGCGCCACTCCTGCTTGACCTTGCGGCGCTCCGGGATAAGCAGTTCAAGCACCAGCAGCGCAAGGACGAACACGAGTACATACTGGTAGCGGTCTTCAAACTGGGTGTACTGCAGTGAGCCCAGCTCTTTCTTTTCCATACGGTTGATGTCGGTATAGATCTTTTTAAGCTCATCCTCTCCGCTGCTGGCGCGGTAATACTTGCCGTTGGTCTGCAGGGCGATTTTTTCCAGGGTCACTTCATCCAGTTTGCTCATGATCACCTGCCCGCTGCGGTCCTTTTTAAAGCCGCCGCTGCCATCCATCTGTGGAATCGGCACGCCCTGGGGGGAACCGATGCCCACACAATGGATGATCACGCCCTGCCGTTCGGCTTCTTCGGCCAGCTTCATGACATCGCCCTCATGGTTTTCTCCGTCCGTGATCAGGATCAGCACTTTATGCTGCCTGTCCCTGCTTTCAAAGGAGCGGAGCGCCAGTTCGATCGCCTGGCCGATGTTGGTCCCTGGGGTCGGAATGAGGCCTGGTTCGAGAACGTCGAGAAACATGCGGGCTGCGCCATAGTCGAGTGTCAGCGGGCATTGGACGAAAGCGGTTCCGGCAAAGGCGATCAGACCCACGCGGTCTCCCTCGAGCCGATTGATGAATGAATCCACCTCATGCTTGGCTTTTTCCAAACGGCTCGGCGGGATATCGCGCGCCAGCATGGAGGTGGAAACATCCACGGCGATCATAA
This portion of the bacterium genome encodes:
- a CDS encoding VWA domain-containing protein, encoding MPMLRFENTLYFHLFWLVPALILFFLYVLRAKKRALQAFGNPLLLQKLAAGAGRGRQWLKWGLLILAIALLSLTLARPQIGTKLEEAKREGVDVMIAVDVSTSMLARDIPPSRLEKAKHEVDSFINRLEGDRVGLIAFAGTAFVQCPLTLDYGAARMFLDVLEPGLIPTPGTNIGQAIELALRSFESRDRQHKVLILITDGENHEGDVMKLAEEAERQGVIIHCVGIGSPQGVPIPQMDGSGGFKKDRSGQVIMSKLDEVTLEKIALQTNGKYYRASSGEDELKKIYTDINRMEKKELGSLQYTQFEDRYQYVLVFVLALLVLELLIPERRKVKQEWRGRFH
- a CDS encoding tetratricopeptide repeat protein; the encoded protein is MKSQSFGIVLLALIASAYSQPGRGKIIQGNKLYNEQKYDEALTKYRDAEVQAPESPILKYNIAAAEYKKKNYQEALKQNQAALNQADALSQAQAYYNTGNTLFRMNKWPECIEAYKKALELNPDDQDAKYNLEYVRKLMKDQASKQNQQQQQQQQQQQNQQQNQQQQDQQQQDQQQQDQQQEQQQEQQQ